The Solirubrobacter pauli sequence GAGGCTGCCATGGTCTAGCGCAAGATGCATGTCCTGACCAGCGTCGACGAGCCCTTGATCGCGCGTCTACGCGAGGAAGATCACTTCTTCTGGATCGACCTGGTCCAGCCCGACCGCGCGGCGGTCGAGCGGCTGGCCAAGGCCCTGGAGCTGCACCCCGTCGCGCTCGAGGACACGATCGAGTTCGGCCAGCGCCCGAAGATCGACCCGTACGACGAGCAGCTGCTGCTCGTGTACTTCACCGCCCGCGTGCCCGCCAGCCCGCTGGAGGTGCACATCTACATCGCCGGCGGGTTCATGGCCACGGTCCGCCAGGAGGCGTGCCAGGCGCTGGACGACCTGCACGACGAGCTGGCCGCGGCGCCGATCCACGACGAGGAGGCGCTCGTCTACCGGGTCCTGGACGGCCTCACCGACGCGTTCTACCCGGTCATCAACGCGCTCGAGGACGAGATCGACGAGCTCGAGCGCCAGGTCCTCGTGCGCCCGCGGCGGGAGCACCTCGAGCGCACGTACCGGCTCAAGCAGGACGTCCGCGAGCTGCACCGGCTCACCGCCGCCCAGCGCGACATGTTCCAGAACGCCCACGTCTCGATCCTCGGGCTGCAGGGCTTCGCCAAGGGCACCCGCCCCTACCTGCGCGACATCGGCGACCACCTGGTGCAGATCACGAGCGAGTTCGGGCGCCAGGTGGAGGACCTGATGTCCCTGACGCAGACCTACTTCAACGCGAACGCCGACCGGCTCAACGCCGTGGCGAGCCGGCTGACCGTGGGTGGCACGATCTTCGTGCTGTGGACCGTCGTGACCGGGTTCTTCGGCCAGAACTTCGGCTTCCTGGTGGACCACATCGAGAGCCGCGAGAAGTTCCTCGTCTTCGGCGTCGGCGCGCTGGTGATCCCCACGGTGATCCTGCTCACACTCTTCTGGGTGAAGCGCCACGACTGGTTCTGATCCGCACTAGGGTTTCGACATGTCCGTCGATACCTCCAGAATCGCCACGATCGACGTCGAGCCTGGCGAGCTCCCCGAGACGATGGCGGCGTGGGTCATCCGCGCCGAGCGCGAGGGCGAGCCGACCGACGCCTTCCAGCTGGAGGAGATGGAGGTACCCGAGCCCGGGGCGTTCGAGGTGATCGTGCGCGTGATGGCCGCGGGCGTGAACTTCAACAACGTCTGGGCGGCGCTCGGCAAGCCGATCTCGGTCTTCCGCTACCGCACCGAGGACCACCACATCGGGGGCTCGGACGCGTCCGGGATCGTGTGGAAGGTCGGCGAGGGCGTGACCCGCTGGAAGCCGGGCGACGAGGTCGTCGTGCACTGCAACCAGGCCTCCTACGAGGACCCCGAGGTGCACGGGCTCGATCCGCTCGCCGCGCCGTCGCAGCAGATCTGGGGCTACGAGACCACGTGGGGCTCGTTCGCGCAGTTCTGCAAGGTGCAGGCCCAGCAGCTGCTGCCCAAGCCCAAGGCGCTCGCCTGGGAGGAGGCCGCCTGCTACGGCCTGACGTTCTTCACGGCCTACCGGATGCTCGTCGACCAGGCGCGCCTGCAGGAGGGCCAGCGCGTGCTCATCTGGGGCGGCGCCGGCGGCCTCGGCGTGTTCGCCCACCAGCTCTGCCGGCTCTCGGGCGCCGACAGCCTCGGCGTGGTCTCCAGCGCCGAGAAGGGCGAGCTGGTCAAGGAGCTCGGCGCCGTCGACTACATCGACCGCAACGAGTTCACGGGCATGATGCGGCGCGGGGACGAGACCCCGGACGAGGAGAAGGCGCGCTTCAAGGAGTCACGCCGCTTCTGCCAGGCCGTCTCCGAGAAGCTGGGCGGCGAGCCGGACATCGTCTTCGAGCACGTCGGGCGCGCCACGTTCCCGACCAGCGTGCTCGCGGTCAAGCCGTTCGGCACCGTCGTGATCTGCGGTGCCACTTCCGGCCACACGCTGGATTTCGACGTGCGCTACCTGTGGATGCGGCAGAAGAAGATCGTCGGCTCGCACTTCGCGAACGCCTGGGAATGCCACCGCGCGAACGAGCTGATCGAGGCGGGGAAGGTCCGTCCCGTACTCTGGAGGACACTCGGCTTCGACCAGGTGGCCGAGGCACATCAGCTCATGTACCAGAACCAGCACCTCGGAAAGATCTCGATCCTCGTCGGCGCGCCCTCCGAGGGGCTCGGCAAGACAGCGGACGGTCCCGGCGCGATCCGGGCGGAGGTAGGAGCCTGAGATGGCACTCGGAGTAGCGCAGATCCCGTGGTACGCGACCCTGTTCCGGGGCGACCAGTTCGCAGAGGCGGTGGCCAAGGTCGCGCCGACCGCCATGCGCTACGGCGCGCTGGACTACATCGTCTACCGCAACCGCGACGACATGTACAAGTTCATGCACTGCTCGACCTTCGAGTCCAAGGCGGACTTCGAGGCGTGGTGGTACGGCCCGGAGATGACGGCCTTCAAGACCGCCCACTCCGGCTGGTACCAGGTGCCGGTCCTCTACACGTTCGCCGACATCGTCGCGTCGGGCTCGCGCGCAGACGGCGAGGAGATCGCCGCCGGCAGCGCGAGCACCGCGCCCGACGACATGTACGGCGACGCCCAGGTGTCCTAGGCCCCGAGCTTCTTCCGCCAGCGGGCCAGCCCCATGTGGAGCTGGTCCAACGGCGTGGCCTGGATCATCGACTCCGCGTCCTCGCCGCAGCCGGCGCGGATGCGCTCGTCCATCGTGGCCACGAAGGTCGCCTCGTCGCCCCTCCCCTCGAGCTCGACCTGAGCCTCGAGGGCGGCCAGCACGCGGTCCAGCTGCTCGGGCCGCGCCTCGCCGAAGTGCGTCAACCCCAGCGCGACCGGGTCCCACGCCCGCACCCGCGCGACGGACGCCTTCCACGCCTCCACGTCGATGTCCGGCGGCGGGGTCGGCGCGACGGTGAAGTCGTGCGGCGGGATGCGCGCCCCGCCGACGTCCCCGACGAACGCCCAGCGCGACGGCTCGTGGAAGTAGCAGACGTGATGTGAGGCGTGGCCCGGCGTGTACTCGACGCGGAAGGCGCCTTCGACGTCCCGCTCGCCGCCCTCGAGCACGCGCAGGTTCGCCTCGGGGATCGGGACCATCTCGCCCCACAGCTCGCGCAGGCCCTCGTCTCCGCCGTAGAGCCGGCCGGCGGAGGCCATCAGCCGCGACGGATCGACCATGTGCGGGGCGCCGCGCTCGTGCACGTAGACGGGCAGGTCCGGCCAGCGCCGCACGAGCGAGCCGCTGACGCCCGCGTGGTCGAAGTGGATGTGGGTCAGCAGCAGCGCGCGCGGACGCTCACCCCCGAGCGCCGCGAGCAGCGTCTCCTCGGTCACCCCGGGCCCGGGGTCGATCAGCACCCCGTCGACCTCCCAGCAGCAGATGACCTTCTCCCGACCCTGGTGACGCACGTCGATGGCCCGCATCCCCAGCACCCTAGGGAATCCGCTCCGGGGGAACCGCCGTTCATCCGATCGGTGGAAGCTGACAACGAAGGACAGAACCTCATGCACGGTTTGGCGATGTCGATCAATGTGCAGTTAGATCCGCGGTATGAGCGGCACTCTGCGCGTGTTGGTCGCCGATGACCACCCGTTGTTCCTCTTCGCGCTGACGCACAGCGTCGGCGCGCGGCCCGAGCTGGAGCTGATCGGGCAGGCCCGCACGGGCCGCGAGGCGATCGCCGTGGCGCTCGAGACGCAGCCCGACCTGGCCGTGCTCGACGTCGAGATGCCCGACCTCGACGGCCTCGACGTCCTGCACGCGATCAACCGCGAAGGGCTCGACTGCCGGGTGCTGTTCGTCTCCGGCAGCCTCGACCCCGCCACGTCGTACCGCCTGATCGAGGCGGGCGCCGCCGGCGTGCTGGAGAAGGACGCGACGCCCGAGCAGATCGGCGACGCGCTGATCCGCATCGCGCAGGGCGAGACGGTGCTCGCGCCGTCCGTGCAGGCGGCGCTGATGCGGGAGGTGCGCGACCGTCGCGAGCGGACGCCGACGGTCCTCTCCCCGCGCGAGGCGGAGGTGCTCAAGTTCCTCGCCGACGGGTTGTCGGCGCCCCAGATCGCCGCCGAGCTGCATCTGTCGCCGTCGACGATCAAGACGCACCTGCAGCGGCTCTACGAGCGGCTCGAGGTCTCCGATCGCGCGGCCGCGGTCGCGGAGGGCATGCGCCGCGGCCTGATCGAGTGACGAAGCTCCACCCGCCCGCCAGGAGGGGCAATATCGTTGGCGCATGACGCATCGCCTCCCCGAGCGCGACCGGCCGTGGATGATGCGCACCTACGCGGGCCACTCCACGGCGGCCAGGTCCAACGAGCTGTACCGGCGCAACCTCGCCAAGGGGCAGACCGGGCTCTCCGTAGCGTTCGACCTGCCGACGCAGACCGGCTACGACGCCGACCACGAGCTCGCGCGCGGTGAGGTCGGGAAGGTCGGCGTGCCGATCGCGCACCGCGGCGACATGGCCGCGCTGATGGACGGCATCCCGCTCGGCGAGATGAACACGTCGATGACGATCAACGCCACCGCCGCGTGGCTGTTCGCGCTCTACGTGGTCGCGGCCTCCGAGCAGGGCGTGGACGAGTCCGCCCTGTCCGGCACGACCCAGAACGACATCATCAAGGAGTACCTCTCGCGCGGGACGTATGCGTTCCCGCCCGGGCCGTCGATGCGCCTGATCGCGGACATGGTCGCCTACACGGTCGAGCACGTGCCGCGCTGGAACCCGGTCAACGTCTGCTCGTACCACCTGCAGGAGGCCGGCGCGACGCCCGTCCAGGAGATCGCGTTCTCGATGGCCACCGCGTGCGCGGTGCTCGACGCGGTCCGTGAGCGGGTGCCGGAAGCGCGGATGCCGGCCGTGTTCGGGCGGATCTCGTTCTTCGTCAACGCGGGTGTGCGGTTCGTCGAGGAGCACGCGAAGCTGCGCGCGATGTCCGTGCTGTGGGAGGAGCTCGGCCGGACGCGCTACGGGGTGACCGACGAGAAGGCGCTGCGGTTCCGCTACGGCGTGCAGGTCAACTCGCTCGGGCTGACCGAGTCCCAGCCGGAGAACAACGTCCAACGGATCGTCCTGGAGGCGCTGGCCGTGACGCTGGGCCGCAGCGCTCGGGCGCGAGCGGTGCAGCTGCCGGCGTGGAACGAGGCGCTCGGGTTGCCGCGGCCGTGGGACCAGCAGTGGGCGTTGCGCATCCAGCAGGTGCTGGCGTACGAGACCGACCTCCTGGAGTACCCGGACCTGTTCGAGGGGTCCGTGGTCATGGACGGGCTCGTGGACGAGCTGCTCGAGGGCGCGCGGGCCGAGCTGACGCGGGTCGAGGAGCGGGGCGGAGCGGTCGAGGCCGTGCCGTACATGAAGGCCGCGCTCGTCGAGTCCCACCGCGAGCGGATCGCGCGGATCGAGTCGGGCGAGCAGGTGCTCGTCGGCGTGAACCGGTTCGTGGAGACCGAGCCGTCGCCGATGGTCGGCGACGACGGCGGCATCCTCGTCGTCGACCCGGGCGTGGAGGCCGAGGCGCGCGACGCGCTGGCGGCCTGGCGCGCGGAGCGCGGCGACGTCTCCGGCGCGCTGGCCGAGCTGCGCCGCGTGGCCGCGAGCGACGAGAACATCCTGCCGGCGACGCTGGCGGCGGCCCGCGCGGGCGTCACCACCGGCGAGTGGGCGAGCGCGCTGCGCGAGGTCTTCGGCGGCTACCGGGCGCCGACCGGCGTCGGCGAGGCCGCGTCCCCCGCCGCCGACGAGGCGCTGCGTGACGAGGTCGGGGGCCTGTCCGAGGCGCTGGGCCGGACGCTGAAGATCCTGGTCGGCAAGCCGGGGCTCGACGGGCACTCGAACGGCGCCGAGCAGATCGCCGTGCGCGCCCGCGACGCCGGCATGGACGTCGTCTACGAGGGCATCCGCCTCACGCCCGCCCAGATCGCGCGGTCGGCGGTCGACGAGGGCGTCCACGTGATCGGCCTGTCGATCCTGAGCGGCTCGCACCGCGAGCTGATCCCGGACGTGATCGCCGCGCTCGACGGCGCCGACATCCCGGTCGTCGTCGGCGGCATCATCCCCGACGCCGACGTCCCCGCCCTGAAGGCCGCGGGCGTCGCCGCGGTCTACACGCCCAAGGACTTCGAGCTCGACCGGATCATGCACGAGATCGTCGCCCTCGTCGCCGAGCGCCATTCCCTCCGGGTCTGAGCTCGGCGCGCGGCTCGCCGCCGGCGACCGGTCGGCCGCGCCCGCGGCGTTGAACCTGCTCGAGACGCGGACCGCGCGCGCGGAAGCCGCCGCGCTCGTCTCCGCCGCCGGCGACGGCGCCGGCCACGTCGTCGGCGTGACCGGTCCGCCCGGCGTCGGCAAGTCGACCCTGCTGTCCGCGCTGCTGCGCGAGTGGCGAGGGCGCGGCCGGTCCGTCGCCGTGCTCGCGGTCGACCCGTCCTCCAAGCGCAGCGGCGGCGCGCTGCTCGGCGACCGCGCGCGGATCGAGCACGACCCGGCCGACCGCGACGTGTTCATCCGCTCGATGGCCGCCGGCGAGCGGCTCGGCGGGCTCGCCCCCGCGACCCGCGCCGCCGCGCAGGCGCTCGCGAACGCCTTCGACGTGGTCGTGATCGAGACGGTCGGCGTCGGCCAGTCCGAGACGGACGTCGCGGAGGCCGCCGACACCGTCGCGGTCGTCGTCCAGCCCGGCTCCGGCGACGCCCTCCAGTTCCTGAAGGCGGGGATCATGGAGGTCCCCGACGTGCTCGTCGTGACCAAGGCCGACCTGGGCACGGCCGCCGCGCGCGCCGAGGAGGACCTGCGCGTGGCGTTGCGGGCGCTGGGTGCCCGGACGACGCCGGTGCTGGCGGTCTCCTCGATCGCGCCGGTGCGGGGCGTGGCCGAGCTGGCCGACGCGCTCGCGGCGCACCGGGCGCGGCTGGACGTGGCCGCCCACCGCGTGCGGGTGCGGCGGCTCGGCGCGCTCGCGGACTTCGTGCACGAGCACGGCGAGCGCGGCCTGCGCGCGGTCGGCGGACGGCGCGCCGCCGTGAAGTGGCTGCGCGAGCAGGACCCGGCGCTCGACGAGCCCGCGTTGCTGGCGTGCCTCGAAGCGACCGCCGCACGGTGGAGGGCGAATCAACCAGGTGGTTGATGTGCGATCGCGCCGCCGGCCGCAGACTCGGCGACGTGATCGAGATCGAGCATCTGCACAAGCGCTACGGGGACGTCGTGGCCATCGAGGACGTGTCGCTGGAGGTCGCCGCGAACGAGGTCTTCGGGATCATCGGCGTCAACGGCGCCGGCAAGACGACGACCGTCGAGTGCCTGACGGGCGTGCGCACGCCCGACCGCGGCCGGGTCGACGTGCTCGGGTTCGATCCGGTCACCCAGCGGGACGAGATCCGCGCACGCGTCGGCGTCCAGCTGCAGGCGAGCACCCTGCCGGACCGGCTCTCGGTGCACGAGGCGCTCGCCCTCTACGCGTCCTTCTATCCCGATCCGCGCGACCCCGACGAGCTGATCGACCTGCTCGGGCTCACGCACCGGCGCGACGCCCGCTACGGCAAGCTGTCCGGCGGTGAGAAGCAGCGGGTGTCGGTCGGCCTGGCGCTGATCGGGCGGCCCCGGATCGCCGTCCTGGACGAGCTCACCACCGGCCTGGACCCGCACGCCCGGCGCGACGTCTGGGCGCTGATCGAGCGCCTCAAGGACGACGGCCTCACGGTCGTGCTCGTCACCCACTTCATGGACGAGGTCGAGCGCCTGTGCGACCGCGTCGCGGTGCTCCACGCGGGCCGCGTCGTCGCGCTCGGCGCGCCGAGCGACCTCGCCGGCGGGCGCGGCCTCGAAGACGCCTTCGTGGAGCTGACGACCGCATGATCGAGCTCATCCGCACGGAGGCCAGGCTCACGCTCCGCGAGCCGATCGGGATCGCCTTCAGCCTGCTGCTCCCACTCGCGATCGTGCTCGCCTTCGGCCTCTCCGCCAGCGCCGCGCAGCCCGACCCCGAGCTGGACGACCAGGTCCCGCTCGACACGATCCTCCCCAGCCTCGCGCTCGCGCTCGCGTTCGGGATGGCGGCGATCTTCATGCTCCCGGGCTTCATGGCCGACTACCGGATGCGCGGCGTCCTGCGTCGCCTCTCCACCACGCCGGTGCACCCGGCCAAGCTGCTCGCCGCCCAGGTGGTCGTCCAGGGCGTGGTGGCGCTGATCTCGGTGCCGCTCGTGCTCGGCCTGGCGACCGCGCTGGGGATGAACCTCCCGGAGGCGCCGCTCGCGCTCATCGCCGTGATCCTGCTCGGCGGCGCCGCGCTGTTCGCGGTCGGCACGCTCGTGTCCGCGGTCGCCCCCGACGCGAAGGTCGGCTACGTCTACAGCGCCGCGTTCTTCTTCCCCAGCCTGTTCTTCGCCGGCATCTGGCTGCCGAAGGAGCAGATGCCCGGCTGGCTGAGCCGCTTCGGCGACTTCACGCCGCTCGGCGCGTTCCGGGAGAGCCTCGAGAACGCGTTCACCGGCGCGGGCCAGGACCCGCTGATGCTGCTCACGCTCGCCGTCACCGCGGTCGGAGCGGGCACGGTCGCGGCTAGGGTCTTCCGCTGGGAGTGACCGTCTCCGCCGACACCTGGCAGCGCCGCCTCGACCAGGGGATGCCGGCGCTGCCGTACGTCCTGCTCGTGCTGTCGACGACCGCCGCGGTCACGGTCGACGGACGCACGGCGACCGCCCCGACGCTGGCGATCTCCGCGGTCACGCTCGGCTGGCTGCTGCTCTTCCGCCGGATCGACGCCACCACGCCGCGCGTCGCCGGGATCTACGTCGTCGGGCTGCTCGCGCTGTGCGTGGCGATGACCACGCGCAGCCCGCTGTTCGGCTTCTTCGTGTTCATCGGCTACCTGTCGGTCGACCACATCCCCGGCTGGTGGAGGGCGCCGCCGATCGTCATCACCGCCGTGCTCAGCGCGCTCTGCCAGTCCGGCGGCTGGCCGCTGCAGGACTACGCGATGCCGGGCCTGTTCCCGCTGCTCGCCGTGATCAACGTCGGCGTGGCCGGCGCGATGTTCGTGGTCGCGCTCGCCAACGACGAGCGCCAGCACCAGGCCGGCGTGGCCCAGGAGCGCCAGCGCACCGCGCGCGAGATCCATGACACGCTCGCGCAGGGCCTGGCGGGCATCGTCGCCCAGCTCGAGGCCGCCGCCCACGCCCGCTCGCAGGGCTCCGACGATGAGGGCCATCTGCACGCCGCCACCCGGCTCGCGCGCGAGAGCCTCGCCGAGGCGCGCCGCTCGGTGCGCGCGATCACCCCGCACGAGCTCGAGCAGGCCCAGCTCCCCGACGCGATCGAGAAGGTCACCACGAGCTGGTCGAGCACGAACCGGTTGCCCGCCGAGTTCACGACGACCGGCACGCCGCGGCCGATGCACCCGGAGGTCGAGGTGACCCTGCTGCGCGCCGCCCAGGAGGCGCTGACGAACGTCGCCCGGCACGCGCGGGCCTCCCGCGTCGGCCTCACGCTCTCCTACATGGAGGACGTGGTGACGCTGGACGTGCGTGACGACGGCGTCGGCTTCGACCCCACCCGCCACGGCTACGGGCTGACCGGCATGCGCCAGCGCGTCAGCGGCGTCGGGGGCGAGCTGGCGGTCGAGTCCTCCCCGGGAGAGGGCACCGCGATCAGCGCCAGCGTCCCCGCCGTGCCCGCGTGAGCATCAGCCTCCTCATCGTCGACGACCACCCGGTCGTGCGCAACGGGCTGCGCGGCATCTTCACCGGCGACCCCGAGTTCGAGGTGCTGGGCGAGGCGTCCGATGGCCGCGAGGCGGTGGCGCTCACGCTCGCGCGCCGACCGCAGGTGGTGCTGATGGACCTGCGGATGCCGCATGCCGACGGCGTGACCGCGATCCGCGAGCTCAGCCGCCGGTCGCCCGAGACGCGCGTGCTCGTGCTGACCACGTTCAGCGACGACCGGGACGTGCTCGCCGCGATCGACGCGGGCGCCACCGGCTACCTGCTCAAGGACGCGCCGCGCGAGGAGCTGCTGCGCGGCGTCCGCGCCGCCGCGCGTGGCGAGTCGGTGCTGGCGCCGACGGTCGCCGCCACGCTCCTGGGCCGGGTGCGCGCGCCCGAGCCGGAGGCGCCGCTCTCCCCGCGTGAGCTCGAGGTGCTGCGGCTGATCGCCAAGGGCGCGACGAACCGCGAGGCCGCCGCGCAGCTGTTCATCTCCGAGGCGACCGTCAAGACGCACCTGATCCACGTCTACGCGAAGCTCGGCGTCAACGACCGGGCCGCGGCCGTCGCGATCGGATTCGAACGCGGGCTCCTCGGCCGGTCCTAGGCCGGATGCCGGATTGCGCCCGGCCGCCCCTTGCGCGTACCTTCGTGAACGCCCGATGAGTTTTCCGCCGACCGGGAGTCCCTGCTTCTGATGACCACGAACCTCGCGATAGAGGCCTCAGGCCTCGTCAAGACCTTCGGCGACCTCCGGGCCGTGGACGGGGTCGACCTGGCGGTCCGCCGCGGGTCGGTCTACGGCGTGCTCGGCCCGAACGGCGCCGGCAAGACGACCACGATCCGGATGCTCGCGACGCTGCTCGCCCCGGACGGCGGCAGCGCGAAGATCCTCGGGCACGACATCGTCCGCGAGGCCGACGCCGTCCGCAGCGTCGTCAGCCTGACCGGCCAGATGGCCTCCGTGGACGAGGACCTGACGGGCCGCGAGAACCTGATCCTGCTCGGCCGCCTGTACGGCTTCAAGGGCAAGGCGGCCAAGGCCCGCGCCGATGAGCTGCTCGGCGCCTTCGGGCTCGAGGACGCCGCGTCGCGGCTGACCAAGAACTACTCGGGCGGCATGCGCCGCCGGCTGGACATCGCCGCGAGCCTCGTCGTCACGCCCGAGCTGCTGTTCCTGGACGAGCCGACCACCGGCCTCGACCCGCGCAGCCGCAACCAGGTGTGGGACATCGTGCGCGCGCTGCGCACGGCCGGCACGACCGTCCTGCTGTGCACGCAATACCTCGACGAGGCCGACCAGCTCGCCGACGGGATCGCCGTGATCGACCACGGCAAGGTGATCGCCGAGGGCACGCCGGGCCAGCTGAAGGCGAGCGTCGGCAGCGCCACGCTGCACGTGCGGCTGCTCGACCCCGCCCAGCGCGAGCAGGCCGAGACGATCCTCGCGCGCGAGCTCGGGCTCGTGCACCTCGAACCGGACCCGTCGGCGCTCAACGTGCAGTGCGGCGAGGCCGACAAGGGCGCTGAGGCGATCGCCGCGCTGGCGCGGGCGGGGGTCGGCGTGGCGTCGTTCGCGCTCGGCCAGCCGACGTTGGACGAGGTCTTCCTCGCCCTCACCGGACATACCGCCGAGACGGCGGACGAGGAGGTCAAGGCATGAGCGCCACCGACGACATCGCGATCCGCAACGCGCTCTCCTCCGTCCCCCGCCCGCCGCGGCCGAGCGCCTTCAGCGCCGCCATGGCCTTCGGCTGGCGCGGGATGCTGAAGATCAAGCACGTGCCCGAGCAGCTGCTCGACGTGACGATCACGCCGGTGATGTTCCTGCTGATGTTCACGTACCTGTTCGGCGGCGCGATCGAGGGCTCCACCGGCGCCTACCTGGACTACGTGCTGCCCGGCCTGCTCGTCATGTCCGTGGTGTTCACCACCGTGTACTCGGGCGTCTCGCTGAACACGGACCTGACGAAAGGCGCGGTGGACCGCTTCCGCACGCTGCCGATCTGGCGCCCGTCGCCGCTCGTGGGCGCGCTGCTCGGCGACGCGGTCCGCTACGTGATCGCCGGCGTCGTGATCACCACGCTCGGCCTCATCCTCGGGTTCCGCCCCGACGGTGGCCCGCTCGGCGTGATCGCCGCGCTCGCGCTCACGGTCGTGTTCTCGTTCGGCGTCAGCTGGCTGTTCACGACGCTCGGCCTGCTGCTGCGCTCCCCGAGCGCGGTGATGAACGCCGGCTTCATGTTCATCTTCCCGCTGACGTTCCTGTCGAACGCGTTCGTGCGGCCGGAGACGCTGCCGAGCGTGCTCGAGGCGTTCGTGAACGTGAACCCGATCTCGATCATGACGGACGCCGCCCGCGGCCTGATGTACGGCAACGCGGCGGGCAGCGACATCGCGATCTCGCTCGGTGTCGCCGCCGGCCTGACGTTGATCTTCGCGCCGCTCACCTCGCGGCTGTACCGCACTCGCGGCTAGCTACCGCTTCAGCTTCACGGTCTTGGACGTCGACGTCTTGCCGTCGGCGCCCTCGACCGTGATCTTGAGCGTCGCGCTGACGGTCTTGCGCGGCTTCTTGAACTTGAGCGTGAGCTTCGCGTCGCCCGCCTTGAGCAGGGTCTTGGACGCCTTGCCGACCGTCTTGCGCTTGACGACCAGCGTGGCCTTGACCTTGCACGCGCCGGCGCACGAGACGGTGACGTTGAGCTTGGTGCCCTTCTGCTTGGCGGTGACCTTCGGGCCGGTCGCGGCCGGCTTGTCGTTGCCGGCGGGCGCGCCCGGGCCGGTGGTCGCGCCGGCCTT is a genomic window containing:
- a CDS encoding magnesium transporter CorA family protein, with amino-acid sequence MHVLTSVDEPLIARLREEDHFFWIDLVQPDRAAVERLAKALELHPVALEDTIEFGQRPKIDPYDEQLLLVYFTARVPASPLEVHIYIAGGFMATVRQEACQALDDLHDELAAAPIHDEEALVYRVLDGLTDAFYPVINALEDEIDELERQVLVRPRREHLERTYRLKQDVRELHRLTAAQRDMFQNAHVSILGLQGFAKGTRPYLRDIGDHLVQITSEFGRQVEDLMSLTQTYFNANADRLNAVASRLTVGGTIFVLWTVVTGFFGQNFGFLVDHIESREKFLVFGVGALVIPTVILLTLFWVKRHDWF
- the ccrA gene encoding crotonyl-CoA carboxylase/reductase — protein: MSVDTSRIATIDVEPGELPETMAAWVIRAEREGEPTDAFQLEEMEVPEPGAFEVIVRVMAAGVNFNNVWAALGKPISVFRYRTEDHHIGGSDASGIVWKVGEGVTRWKPGDEVVVHCNQASYEDPEVHGLDPLAAPSQQIWGYETTWGSFAQFCKVQAQQLLPKPKALAWEEAACYGLTFFTAYRMLVDQARLQEGQRVLIWGGAGGLGVFAHQLCRLSGADSLGVVSSAEKGELVKELGAVDYIDRNEFTGMMRRGDETPDEEKARFKESRRFCQAVSEKLGGEPDIVFEHVGRATFPTSVLAVKPFGTVVICGATSGHTLDFDVRYLWMRQKKIVGSHFANAWECHRANELIEAGKVRPVLWRTLGFDQVAEAHQLMYQNQHLGKISILVGAPSEGLGKTADGPGAIRAEVGA
- a CDS encoding antibiotic biosynthesis monooxygenase; the encoded protein is MALGVAQIPWYATLFRGDQFAEAVAKVAPTAMRYGALDYIVYRNRDDMYKFMHCSTFESKADFEAWWYGPEMTAFKTAHSGWYQVPVLYTFADIVASGSRADGEEIAAGSASTAPDDMYGDAQVS
- a CDS encoding MBL fold metallo-hydrolase; protein product: MRAIDVRHQGREKVICCWEVDGVLIDPGPGVTEETLLAALGGERPRALLLTHIHFDHAGVSGSLVRRWPDLPVYVHERGAPHMVDPSRLMASAGRLYGGDEGLRELWGEMVPIPEANLRVLEGGERDVEGAFRVEYTPGHASHHVCYFHEPSRWAFVGDVGGARIPPHDFTVAPTPPPDIDVEAWKASVARVRAWDPVALGLTHFGEARPEQLDRVLAALEAQVELEGRGDEATFVATMDERIRAGCGEDAESMIQATPLDQLHMGLARWRKKLGA
- a CDS encoding response regulator; this translates as MSGTLRVLVADDHPLFLFALTHSVGARPELELIGQARTGREAIAVALETQPDLAVLDVEMPDLDGLDVLHAINREGLDCRVLFVSGSLDPATSYRLIEAGAAGVLEKDATPEQIGDALIRIAQGETVLAPSVQAALMREVRDRRERTPTVLSPREAEVLKFLADGLSAPQIAAELHLSPSTIKTHLQRLYERLEVSDRAAAVAEGMRRGLIE
- a CDS encoding protein meaA — its product is MTHRLPERDRPWMMRTYAGHSTAARSNELYRRNLAKGQTGLSVAFDLPTQTGYDADHELARGEVGKVGVPIAHRGDMAALMDGIPLGEMNTSMTINATAAWLFALYVVAASEQGVDESALSGTTQNDIIKEYLSRGTYAFPPGPSMRLIADMVAYTVEHVPRWNPVNVCSYHLQEAGATPVQEIAFSMATACAVLDAVRERVPEARMPAVFGRISFFVNAGVRFVEEHAKLRAMSVLWEELGRTRYGVTDEKALRFRYGVQVNSLGLTESQPENNVQRIVLEALAVTLGRSARARAVQLPAWNEALGLPRPWDQQWALRIQQVLAYETDLLEYPDLFEGSVVMDGLVDELLEGARAELTRVEERGGAVEAVPYMKAALVESHRERIARIESGEQVLVGVNRFVETEPSPMVGDDGGILVVDPGVEAEARDALAAWRAERGDVSGALAELRRVAASDENILPATLAAARAGVTTGEWASALREVFGGYRAPTGVGEAASPAADEALRDEVGGLSEALGRTLKILVGKPGLDGHSNGAEQIAVRARDAGMDVVYEGIRLTPAQIARSAVDEGVHVIGLSILSGSHRELIPDVIAALDGADIPVVVGGIIPDADVPALKAAGVAAVYTPKDFELDRIMHEIVALVAERHSLRV
- a CDS encoding ArgK/MeaB family GTPase — protein: MNLLETRTARAEAAALVSAAGDGAGHVVGVTGPPGVGKSTLLSALLREWRGRGRSVAVLAVDPSSKRSGGALLGDRARIEHDPADRDVFIRSMAAGERLGGLAPATRAAAQALANAFDVVVIETVGVGQSETDVAEAADTVAVVVQPGSGDALQFLKAGIMEVPDVLVVTKADLGTAAARAEEDLRVALRALGARTTPVLAVSSIAPVRGVAELADALAAHRARLDVAAHRVRVRRLGALADFVHEHGERGLRAVGGRRAAVKWLREQDPALDEPALLACLEATAARWRANQPGG
- a CDS encoding ABC transporter ATP-binding protein, translated to MIEIEHLHKRYGDVVAIEDVSLEVAANEVFGIIGVNGAGKTTTVECLTGVRTPDRGRVDVLGFDPVTQRDEIRARVGVQLQASTLPDRLSVHEALALYASFYPDPRDPDELIDLLGLTHRRDARYGKLSGGEKQRVSVGLALIGRPRIAVLDELTTGLDPHARRDVWALIERLKDDGLTVVLVTHFMDEVERLCDRVAVLHAGRVVALGAPSDLAGGRGLEDAFVELTTA
- a CDS encoding ABC transporter permease; translated protein: MIELIRTEARLTLREPIGIAFSLLLPLAIVLAFGLSASAAQPDPELDDQVPLDTILPSLALALAFGMAAIFMLPGFMADYRMRGVLRRLSTTPVHPAKLLAAQVVVQGVVALISVPLVLGLATALGMNLPEAPLALIAVILLGGAALFAVGTLVSAVAPDAKVGYVYSAAFFFPSLFFAGIWLPKEQMPGWLSRFGDFTPLGAFRESLENAFTGAGQDPLMLLTLAVTAVGAGTVAARVFRWE